Proteins encoded in a region of the Planococcus shixiaomingii genome:
- the ispD gene encoding 2-C-methyl-D-erythritol 4-phosphate cytidylyltransferase — protein MNYTVVLPAGGSGKRMKANKNKLLLELLNKPIFLHTLEVFQHDPNCDAIWLAVKEDERPLIDSYVKKYKITKVHGYAEGGMERQDSVRACLEAIPPCGIVLVHDAARPFIDREVIARLVEAANISGAAIAGVPVKDTIKKATDGVITETVDRNQLWIIQTPQAFKYELILSAAKAAVEDGFLGTDEAMLVERLNHPVQIVESTYENVKMTTPDDLIYGKAILESRIQEEQR, from the coding sequence ATGAACTATACAGTCGTCTTGCCCGCTGGCGGAAGCGGGAAACGGATGAAAGCAAATAAAAACAAGCTATTGCTGGAACTTCTTAATAAGCCTATCTTTCTTCACACATTGGAAGTGTTTCAACACGACCCGAATTGTGATGCAATTTGGCTCGCAGTCAAAGAAGACGAACGGCCATTGATCGATAGCTATGTAAAAAAGTATAAAATTACGAAAGTTCACGGCTATGCTGAAGGCGGAATGGAGCGGCAAGACAGTGTGAGAGCTTGTCTTGAAGCGATTCCGCCTTGCGGCATTGTATTAGTCCATGATGCGGCGCGACCATTCATCGATCGCGAGGTAATTGCCCGCTTAGTAGAAGCCGCTAATATTTCGGGTGCAGCAATTGCCGGAGTTCCTGTAAAAGATACGATCAAAAAAGCAACAGATGGTGTAATTACAGAAACGGTAGACCGCAACCAATTGTGGATCATCCAAACGCCACAAGCTTTTAAATACGAATTGATTTTATCGGCTGCAAAAGCGGCCGTCGAAGACGGTTTTCTTGGAACGGATGAAGCGATGCTAGTTGAACGCTTAAATCATCCGGTACAGATAGTGGAAAGCACATATGAAAATGTAAAAATGACTACACCGGACGATTTAATTTATGGCAAGGCCATCTTAGAAAGCCGGATACAGGAGGAGCAGCGATGA
- the ispF gene encoding 2-C-methyl-D-erythritol 2,4-cyclodiphosphate synthase translates to MMRIGQGYDVHQLAEGRPFILGGIEIPHDRGLLGHSDADVLLHTITDAALGAIGGGDIGKHFPDTDPEFKDADSKKLLTHIWEIVKEQGYELGNVDCTVIAQKPKLAPYIEQMRESIASLLEADVSQVNVKATTSEHLGFTGREEGIAALAVILLTKRPLSLDVPE, encoded by the coding sequence ATGATGCGAATTGGACAAGGATATGATGTACATCAGTTGGCGGAAGGAAGACCATTTATCTTAGGAGGAATTGAAATTCCTCATGATCGGGGATTGCTGGGCCATTCAGATGCAGATGTGTTGCTTCATACTATTACCGATGCTGCACTAGGCGCAATTGGCGGCGGGGATATCGGCAAACATTTTCCGGATACTGATCCCGAATTCAAAGACGCCGATTCGAAAAAGTTGTTGACTCACATTTGGGAAATCGTCAAAGAGCAAGGCTACGAACTTGGCAATGTGGATTGCACGGTCATCGCTCAAAAACCGAAATTAGCTCCTTATATTGAGCAAATGCGTGAGTCAATCGCAAGTTTGCTGGAAGCGGATGTTTCACAGGTGAATGTTAAAGCGACCACTTCTGAACATTTAGGGTTTACAGGACGCGAGGAAGGTATTGCGGCACTTGCTGTAATCTTACTGACAAAACGTCCACTTTCGTTAGACGTTCCAGAGTGA